TCCTCTTTCATCGTGGTCTTTGCTTTATTTTTTTTCTCCCGATTGTTTCTCCTGTCTCAACACGGTACTCCAGTTCCAAAATAAACTCAAGGGAAACGATACCCTCCTCTTTTTTCCAATCTGTTCGGAATGCGACTGGCGGGCGTTGCAGAATATCCATGAAAGTTTGCCCTTTGAGATGAAGATTTATTACCTTGCTCCCCGAGACCGGGTGATTTTGGGTATATGGAATACACCGAGTCTCTTTCTCCTTTCACCAACCGGAAGAGTGGTCCAGCGCTGGGACAAAAATGTGAGTTATGAGAAAATTGCCCAAGCTCTGTCAGTCTTGATGGAGAAAAAAGTGGCTTCCCAAAAAAAGACCCAATCTTCTTGCACAGAAAACATTTGCGAATAGGGAGTTAACCCTATCCCTCTCCAAGATAGGCTTTTCTTACCCGTTCATCAAGAAGAAGATGTTTTCCCTCACCCCGCAGGGTAATGCGACCAGTCTCAAGAACATAAGCATAATCAGCAATCTCTAATGCCGCTTTGGCGTTTTGCTCAATAAGGAGAATCGTTACCCCTTCTCGATTCAGGGTGGTAATGATCTGAAAGATTTCCCTGACCAGAAGTGGTGCTAATCCCAAAGAAGGTTCATCCATCATGAGAAGCCTTGGACGAGACATCAAGGCCCGGGCTACAGCCAGCATCTGCTGTTCACCACCACTCAATGTCCCTCCTTTTTGCCAGGTTCGCTCGCGAAGACGAGGAAAGAGGGCAAAAACCCAGTCAAGATCTTTTTTTACTTCCTGACGGTTCTGGCGAATGTAACTCCCCAAAAGAAGATTTTCCATCACCGTAAGATTAGGAAAAATCCTCCTCCCCTCAGGAACCATGACAATACCAAGCTCCACAATTTTGTGCGACGCTTTCTCCGTCACATCTTCACCCCAAAAATGAATCTGCCCCCTCTGGGGTTTTACAAGACCAGATATCGTCCTCAAGGTGGTACTTTTACCGGCACCATTCGCTCCAATGAGGGCGATGATTTTCCCCTTCTGTACCTCCAGGGAAATCCCTTTCAAAGCATGAATCCCACCATAGAAAACGTGTAAATCCTCAACCTTCAAAACTGTACTCTGGTCCATTTCAGCCTTCCACTCCCAGATACGCCTCAATAACTCGAGGGTCATTACGAATTTCTTCTGGAGTTCCTTCGGCAATTTTAAGTCCAAAATCCATCACTGCGACACGTTCGCAGATTCCCATCACCACTTTCATATCATGCTCAATGAGAAAAATGGTCAAGCTGAACTCTCTCCGAATTTTCTGAATAAATTCCATGAGCTCCTGTGTTTCCTGGGGATTCATTCCCGCCGCTGGCTCATCGAGAAGGAGAAGCTTAGGATAAGTGGCTAGGGCTCGAGCAATTTCTAGACGCCTCTGTTGCCCGTAGGGAAGCGATCTAGCACTTTCAAAAGCCATATCCTTCAATCCCACCGCTTCGAGGAGCGCATAGGCTGCTTCCCGAACCTTTTTTTCTTCCTGTAAAGAACGAGGGAGGCAAAACATAGAGGACAAAAAAGAACTTTTGGTGCGCACATGAAAGGATACCAGCACATTTTCCAAAACGCTCAAGTCACCGAACAACCGAATATTTTGAAAGGTTCGAGCAATCCCCAAAGCAGTAATTTTATCCGGCGATAGACCTGTAATTTCCCGACCGTTAAACCATACTTTACCCCTGGTGGGAAAGTACTGACCACTAATTAAATTAAATACGGTGGTCTTCCCTGCCCCATTTGGGCCAATGAGGCCCACGAGATCCCCTGGAAATATTTCCAGAGAGAAGTCATTGACTGCAAGCAATCCCCCAAAAGCAATGGTCAGTTTGTCAAGATAGAGCATCCGGGAATCACGATATTCCATGAACGTTTCTCCCCCTGGACCATACATTCACAAAATCCTGCCAGGATAGCTCCCGTCGACCAAAAAGACCTCGACGATAAAAAATCATCAGCAAAACCAGTATAGCCGAAAACACCACCATTCTCATGCCTGGAATACCCGGAAAAGTCCAGGAACCAATGACGTGAGGTGCTTCTACTTCTCGCAAGCCTTCCTGCAAGAACGCAAAAAGAATCGCCGTCACCGTAGAACCAGTAAGACTCCCCAATCCACCCAGAACGATGATGATAAGCAGGTTGAAAGTCATGGTGAAAGTGAAAAGCGTAGGAGAAACGGTGCTGATTAACGTTACAAAAAGTCCCCCTGCCACACCGGCAAAGAACCCACTCAAAGCGAAAGCCAGAAGTTTATGGCGAAAGAGGTTAAT
The genomic region above belongs to Atribacterota bacterium and contains:
- a CDS encoding ABC transporter ATP-binding protein; the protein is MEYRDSRMLYLDKLTIAFGGLLAVNDFSLEIFPGDLVGLIGPNGAGKTTVFNLISGQYFPTRGKVWFNGREITGLSPDKITALGIARTFQNIRLFGDLSVLENVLVSFHVRTKSSFLSSMFCLPRSLQEEKKVREAAYALLEAVGLKDMAFESARSLPYGQQRRLEIARALATYPKLLLLDEPAAGMNPQETQELMEFIQKIRREFSLTIFLIEHDMKVVMGICERVAVMDFGLKIAEGTPEEIRNDPRVIEAYLGVEG
- a CDS encoding ABC transporter ATP-binding protein codes for the protein MTLELLRRIWEWKAEMDQSTVLKVEDLHVFYGGIHALKGISLEVQKGKIIALIGANGAGKSTTLRTISGLVKPQRGQIHFWGEDVTEKASHKIVELGIVMVPEGRRIFPNLTVMENLLLGSYIRQNRQEVKKDLDWVFALFPRLRERTWQKGGTLSGGEQQMLAVARALMSRPRLLMMDEPSLGLAPLLVREIFQIITTLNREGVTILLIEQNAKAALEIADYAYVLETGRITLRGEGKHLLLDERVRKAYLGEG